Part of the Lotus japonicus ecotype B-129 chromosome 6, LjGifu_v1.2 genome, TACCTTATCTTCATCTACTTTGCACTTTAATAAAAGTTACAAATAATACACAAATCTGTCTTCAAGTCACAAAATTGAAACTTTAGACATACATAACCAGATCATTTGACTAATCACATATATAACAAGTTTTAAGTTGATTAAATTTTGAACGGCTCTTTTTCTCAAAGCTATAATTCCATAGTTTTTATATATACTTTTAGATACTCTTTACCTTCAAGAGTCAAATCAAATGATTGCAATATATTATGAATGGATTTCTATAGTGATTCAGGTTACATCTGTCAATACCTATTTGAAATAATGGAGTGGATACCATATCATTATTCGTCATACTCAGTCCTGCCGCCAATCTCATCCTCACCATCAATGAATGACTTTGCCCAAGTTAAGCTTAAATCTGAAATGTGGGTGTCCGCTAGGGTGGATTATTAGTATTTTGGTCCACCGATGCATCCGGGGTATTTATGACTTTTTACTGTGGGTATTTTAGACTTTTCCCTTCTCCTCTTTCTCCCTCCCACTCTCCCCTCCTCTCACTTCGGTCATCTCCAACAACACTCACAAACACTATCAGCACCACCGTGAAGAAAACGTCAAAAATCACCTTTGATTTctccttttgtttttttttcttttcaattttgatGGAAGGGGAGAGTTCCCCCTCACCAAAGCATGACATTGCAGAGGAGTGGATGGAAGGGGTGAGTGGTAGATCTGGTCTGACACACCATCAGGCAATCTGGTCCGGCTCTCATTGACAAGGAGCGGAGAAATGTGGGTGTGTGTTTggttctcttcttcatcttctccttcatGTGCGTTTCAGTGTCAGTGAGTTTTAGTAGATCTCAATTTCTCCTACTGTTTCAGTCTCAATATACACCTCAGTGAGTTTCAGTCTCAATACACGTCTGGTTCCCTTCCCTTTTGAAGCTTTGACTCAAAACTCTGACCCAGATCGCTCTCAATCTCTCTTGGTGAACCAGatccgttttttttttatgttttatgggTTTCAGaaagctttaattttttttttctgggtttggatGTATTTGAAAGGCTTGATCAAGGGTATTTGGGATTTGAAGGGTTGAATGaggttgagatttttttttgcatcttgtgggattttatttcttttttaatttcaacTTTCAGCTGCACGTCGAGTTCTGTACTGGGTGGGGAAAGCTAGGCATGAATAACAATTGGGTTTTTCTTTTGAGCTCGTTAGTTTGCTTTGTAAATTCTCCCATGTGTTTGCAACCAGTGTTCtgcatttgttttcttttttgtctTTACCCAAAAATATGGAAATGGTGGTTCATGGAATTGATGGAAGTAGTACCTCATGGAAGGTGTCACCGCGATTCACTTCTCCAGCAAGGAGGGGAAGGGTGGGGAAGAAGTGTCTGAGTCATTTACAGTTTTACCCTTTTTACATTCATCAAATCCTCACCATTCAATCAAAGAATATTTTAAGATGCTGAGATCTAATGGTGATAAATGATGGTGCACCGGTAGACCAAAATATTaatggtccaccctagtgggcacttGAAAGGTGTGCGTGTGTGTTTCGTTTTTATgtattttaataatataaattgttattatatttctttaattatttcaaaagtaatttagATCATAATTGACTATAGATGTTTATTATCAAAAAgcataataaaaaaatgtatatacAACATTACAAATGACCTTTTTTGGGGTTGATACATTATAAAATACTAGAAATAAACGTTTCTTCACACTCACTTTATAGTTCaaaaatccttttttttttaaatgaacatGTTTTTGCTTACTTTCCTTTCTAGGTTTTTTTTCCTGTTACATTAACATCATATTTCGATCATCTATCTTTTAATTTACATCTTTTTTTGTGAATGAGATTCAGGGGGTTTCCTCGTCTTTGGAGGTGGCGTGTGGCCTTACTTAGCTTTGTAGGTGTGGCAGAGCTACATGATTACGATAAGAAGTGTACTTGCAGAAAACACTCTGATTATTAAGTTAGTGAGATAGCAAGAAGACAATCCCAAACTCTCAAGAAAAAAACTCATAGTTTAGTAAGAATAAGAAGTGTATTTGGTAAATTAACGATCACACCTATATTTCTAGTCCCAGGATCTGTCCTCGTTGTCTCTGAAGGTTGGCTCCAGTCCGCTTTGCTTGTTTATCATTAATCAGATTGTCGTGAGACTTCTCAGCTTTAACTAGGAGAGGTTGTTCCTTTACTAAGTCACTAAATTTGCCCTAATAGTTCTCACTTAACCCTAAAACCTTTGAAATTGGATGAGAATTTTTTGGGACATTCTAGCTTTTTTGGTTAGTCGGAATAGTCCTATCAAACACGTAGATCAACTAACACAAAATTGTTTTAGCTTGAGCAGAAAATTAGGAAGTTGCGTTGTTGAGAAAATTTTGTTGTTCATAGATGTCCAACCTGACTCGAACATGATTGTCgagttttgattcattcacacttgtACTTCATTTCCACTCCACTTTTGATTATTTGTCTTATCTTTCAACCACCTACCAAATAATCACAACttttatttatctcttttttcttcacttATTTCCACTTTCTAATGGGTGTGAATTAGTGAATAAAACTTTATTCTTAACACCATAGGGGATGGAGGATATATACCTATGTTtatacccaaaaaaaataaaaattaataaacatAATAGTGGGCCTTATCTTTTAGCGTTGATTTGCAACCTTCCTGTGTCCACTACACCTGGCAATACCTAAATAAATACCCACTTTATCTAATCTAATATTTCCCTAATAACTTTtctcaagaaaaacaaaaaccctTTATGAAAACATGTGGTGAGAAATTTAGACAATAAAAAAACAGAGAGGGAAgacaaaacaaaccaaaaaaaacaAGTGGTGGAGAACGATCATTATCCATTTTGCGCTTTAACACGTTTCGGCATCTAAGTTGTCCGGCGGCAAGTAGCTCTGACGTGGCGAAAAGTGCATATGAAAAAACAAGtccctctctctttctttcactCTCGCTCTTTAATTTCTGATCCACAACTCATGGCTTGGCCTACTACACATTACACaactcttcttctcttttttgtgttttttaatttttaatgaacGATGCAGATATTTTGACATCACAAATATCCTTCTATTACTAGATACCACAATTTAATTTGTAGTTCATAGATTGCGATATCTAATTTTTTTGTCAGTGCGCCACTTGTATTTGTATGCATGGTGGATCCTACTCGTTTCTTCCTCACTCTCACTTATTACTATTGTGTTCTCAGTTTCTCATTTATCAGCTGTTATATATGGATATTAATTATTTGGGTTAATTCTATTTTTGCTCACATTCAAGCGTTGATTTTGATTCCCAACTGAGTAAAGGTGTAAAAGCACTTGTGCGTTTAGAGAAATACATCATGCTTCATGGTGGTGATGTGTCCGGTTGAGtgactaaaattaaatttgtcTAAGTTTAGAGGGGTTAACTTATTTAACCCATAAAATTAGAATAGGAGAAGTCTAGTGTTAATTCTTATTTTGGAACAAGTGTCatgattttgtgatttttctttgaTTATTTTAAGCTTTCTTTTGTTCAAGGGTAATAATAGAGATGTCGACTTTCTAGTTAAATGAGATTTTTCTAATTTAACTGTATCTTGTTTGAGGAGATTCTTCTCAAACGATCTTTTGCTACGTCGTAATGGATATGATATAGTATAAAACTATACAACATTGTGTTTATTCATTATTTGGTGCTAACATtctattgtataagtttattcATTAATTCACTCTTATACATTATAATAGTGAATTATTTAGTCCACTTGTAGATGATCGACAATGCCGTATAAGATTAGTACGTATAAgctatttgaaattatttaatcaaCTACCACATTAATCACCACCCTACACCattgccgccaccaccgttgTCACCATTGTCACCACTATCACCACTGTcattgtcaccaccaccaccaccaacttcACTACCATCATCACTACCATCATTCATTACTAGCACTATCGTACTACAACATTGCAACTACCATGACCCTTATCACGTCCACCACAACCAATTCCACCACCACCCTCGCCATGGTCTCCACCATCATTATACCACTATTGCCACTAGCACCACCACCAGTATACCActaacaccaccaccactctactGCTGTCCGCCAACATCCACAACCAACACCACTACATCCACAACGCCATTGTTGCCACTACCGCCTTAAAACACTACCACCACAACAACTAACTCCATCATTGCTTCACAATTCCCTCCACCATTGTCCACCACTACCGCCGCCACTACAACCATCACAACTCTACCTCCACCACTGTCACCAGCACAACTGTTGTCGACATCACCACTCAATCCACCACCACTACATCCACATCCACCACCCTTCACCATTAGCACCACTGTTGTCGCTACCTCCACCTTTTGTCACCGTCATTGTTGTCGCGACTACCACCCTACCGCCACCATTTCTTGtacaaccaccaccactactgCCATCATTACCACTATCTCTACCATCACCACTCTCCACCTCATGTCCACCAAATATACGACTATACTAATTTAATTGATATGATAAATTATACAATGTATGATCAAACATtgtataatattatttttttatctgaTCATATCCTCAAACCTAATACTACAAGACTAATATTAAATGATCTgatactatacaacataccaaatGAATGTCAATGTATTGGCCTTTATTGTTTCTTTTACTTAATTGtatttccttttaaaaaaatccatgtttaataaataatatataatttgGTTATACATAGATTTGATCGTAAACTGATTTGAAAGGCACTTTGGTTGAAGTCAAATCGGCTGCCaaattaattcaagatagaaACTTTATGAGATGTTTAATCatacatataaaaatataattttgggTGAGAGATCCAAACAAAATTAATGGGCACAAGATCACAAACAAAGTTTAATAATTAGTTTTTTAAGTAAGTGATTGGAGGTTTGATTGTCAATTCTTATAACTCTTTTGGTCAGACGGCTGAGACGATGAATTAATCCCATAGTCACTAATTGTGGAATATCTTATTTAAcactttttgtaatttttttagatcctaatatcaaaattaatgattaaaaaaactTCAGTAGCatgaaaatggaaggttgtataaaataataaattaataaatctaaaataagtAATTAACACTAACTAAAaccataaagaaaaaaattagggAGAATATTTGAACAGAAACTAATAAATATTGGCATTTATCTGTTTCGGTATTggaaaaatggaaagaaaaaaaaaaaccatgcgCCACGTGCATTGAAGTGAGTGAACGAACAATTTTTCatagttataatttttttttattttcagaaaaatataaatagaaaaCACTGACCATAAATAAATACCAAACatcttgatttaaaaaaaaaaagaagtataGACAATGTAGGCAACGCGTGGTGCTCCGCAACCCGCGAGTCGCGTGTTCCCTACAGTCGCACCCGTGAGTATGACGTGTTCGAAATTATCCACAAAGTGCGATCGTTGTAAACGCTTTTCTTCGTCCACCGAATTAAAAAATGCAAAATttcattattttcttaaaaCAACAGTGACACGCCACGTGTCCCCAACAACTCTCGACCTGAACCACACGATTCCTTAGAATTCTCGCGATTTCCAtgtcggaaaaaaaaaacactttttttaaTCTCACTTTTTCGACCAGAAAACAGAAAAATTCAACATCTGACGTGTCAACACTTCCTTTTTCTTCCCTTCACTGTCTATAGTTCTCTTCTTATTCATTCTCTTCTCACTTTTGTTGTAACCTAACAAAGCTTTCAACTTTTTCTCTCACGTTTCATACCAACAAACAATTTTCTCCAATTAGAGAAAGGGGTAGAACTTAGAACAAGTAGAAGCTTGAATCAACGGTGAGGATTCATTTGGAGAGGTTTTTGCAGGATTGAAATAACAACCTCTTGTTTTCTGGGATTCCACTCCATTTTCTATCTTGAAAAAAGCTGTTATTATGCACTTGATTAAGCATGATCAATGGATCTTATAGATTGAGAGGGTTCTGTGATTCTGAGCTGAAGATTAGTGTTTGGTGAAGTGGAGAGTCAAGGTAGCTTTTGTGTCATAAATTAATTACCTTTTGGATCAAGAAGGTGGGTCCAATTTTGTGAAAAAAGTTGTTGATTCTGTTTCTAGCTTTCTAGTGGAGAGGTTGAAGGCTAGGACCTGAAATTTGTAGATCTGTGTGTGAGGGAGGAGAGTGATATTCAGTGGTGAAGTTGAAGAAAGTTTGGCACTTGtgaagagggagaagaagattttcacCAGTGCTTTCTGCAGCTATGGCGATTCAAGTATGTAATATATAAGTTTTTGCTGTGTTTTTCTTTAATATAAACTATTTGATATTGTACTTGCTTTAATTGTATTGGGTTACTGAGATTGTGGTTAAATTTTGATTGTATTTTTTATGGATTTGCTCTGATTTCTTGCTATATATTCCCATGGCTTGTGTGGGGTATGCTTGTTTTTGTAGAAACGAGAGATGAAAAGAGAGAACTTGGTTTACCTCTTTAAAATGTCCAAAATGAATATATTTCAGATATGGGTTAGCAGCAGGGATCCTGCTTAAAGGATTATGATTAACCTTGTTCTTGTCTTCATCAATGGACTAATGAAGTATTTACTggtgttttatttttcaaatatttcTAAGGGGTCATTTCTTGTTGAATTTATGGTTATTgatcatttttcaaataatttctTGAAAGATGAGTTATTCCTTGGTGTGGATAACTGATTTGTGGTGTAGTAAGCGCTTATAGTTAGATTATAGTAAAATCTTGGTTCTCCGAAATGTTTACAATTGCATTATATCTTATTGCTCTCTATCTAATGCAGGATCAAAATGGATTTACTAGATCACTAGTTAGCCCTCCAGTAGGAAGTGGAGTTGTATCTTTGAGTTCTGGATCGCATTCTGCAACTCATATTCAACTCGATGATCCGTTATCTTGCGGGAATGACTATGCTCTGAAGGTTCACCATAGACTCTTGTGCATTTGTGTCACTGGCATATATAAATGATTGATTTTCACCTCTTGGAGTCATCTTTGTTTTGatcaattttctttcttcttcaacagGCAAGGAAACCATATACCATTACTAAACAGAGAGAGAGGTGGACAGATGAAGAACATAACAAGTTCCTTGAAGCTTTAAAGCTGTATGGCCGGGCCTGGCGACGCATTGAAGGTATAATTAGTTTACAACTTCATGTCTTAAGCAACTATGCTATTAggagctaaaaaatatatatgaataAGTAATGAAGGAGTATGATTGTGCTTGGTCTAAGTTTTGAAATGCTTATTTTCACCACAGAACATATTGGCACAAAGACTGCTGTGCAGATTCGAAGTCATGCTCAGAAGTTTTTTTCTAAGGTTTACTGCTCTATTTCAGAAATCGTTCTCTGCCGCATTTTAATACATATACCATGattcatatatcaacatatgtTATGATTTTCATGACCATAGGATATCCAACGTGCTAACCTCATTGAGATTGAAGGGTTCATAGATTTCTCGTTGAATCCACTCTAACTCCTTTAACTTTACAACAGGTTCTTCGTGACTCTAGTGGGAAAATTACGAGCACTGAGGATTCAATTGAGATTCCTCCTCCAAGACCAAAACGAAAGCCGATGCATCCTTACCCTCGTAAGCTTGCTACCCCTAGAAAAGAAATTTCGATCCCTAGAAAAGAGATTTCGATCCCAGAAAAGAGAATGAAGTCGAATTCTCTGAAGTCATTGGATTTTGATCAAGAAAACCAATCCCCCAAATCAGTGCTATCTGCAGTTGGTTCCGAAAGCCTTGGGTCCTCTGATTCAGACACACCAAATGGAAGTTTATCCCCGGTATCATCCATTAGTCGTGTCCACACAAGTGGTTTTACACTTGCTGAATCCAGAACACCATGTGAGGAAGCTTCATTGAATGCTGATTCCGTTCATGATGAGAAAACTCTTATGGTACGGCCTGGTCcatcttcattttattttctacAATGTCAATCACTAGAACTGCTTGAGAAAACGATATATGATACTCTTCTGCTTGATTTTTCAGAAATTCGAAAGTTTTTCTGCGAAAGAAGATGCAGCAGAAGAATCATCCAGTCGAACACTCAAACTTTTTGGGACAACTCTATTTGTAACTGATGAGGCATGCAAACCATCTTCTCCAATAATTGAGGCATGCAAACCAATACCTCTCGACGTACGTGCCCATTGCCTTAGCGAGGGGCATACAAAATTGGAACTTGTTGGCAACAGTGCACTAAATGAAACATCAACCATATCCCAACTAAGGGTGAGAGTGAGAACTGCATCATGTGGGAAAGGTTTTGTGCCATATAAAAGGTGCATGCCACAGACCGAAAACCAATCTTCATCTGTAACAGCTGATGACAGAGAAGAGCAATGCATCCAACTTTCATTATAGCTGACCAGAATGCGTTTTTCTTCAAAGCAGTTTTCCCTTTGAGATAGACTACTAGAATGTTTGGATCATCGGTCCTTTTATCATACTTAATTTTGAAATCCAGAAGCTACTGATTCTGACTTCAGAACGTAGAAGGTTTCCAAACATTGAGCTACAGCTGTTTCAACTTGAGAGGGAGGGAGGAGGAAAAAAGGGGGAGCTGAAAATTTTGACATTTCTGAAGCGTTGTAAAgctgttcaaacttcaaatcCAGCAACCTGCCTTTTGtatatttttacattttcaacTGTGAATTGTCTAGtggtttttgtttttcaacTTTCTCCTCAGTTGCAGAAATGCTAGTGACACTTTTCACAGATTCTTTTCAACACACCAAATATGGAATGAGACTTGCATGATGACTGATGAGTGTGTTGAAGAAAGTTTGTTGAATATGATGGAATTACTCCCAACATTGCTTCTTTTTGTGGATTTAGAGAGGGAGAATCATTGGCAGCGGACATATTTGGGGGCAGAATAAAACCTTGGGAGTGAATGTTGTATTGGAAGAATAATGTTATTAATATACAATGTTATTAATTGCGGATGAATGGCGGATTATGGAAAAAAgctaaaacaaaacaacaaataaaTAGAACTAACAACTTATGTTATCAAATATACCTCAGTAGTCAACATCATAGATACATAAGTATCACACATAAGTTTAGTAGAtagatttatttaattttcatcaAACATTACAAAGAGTTCAATACTTCAATTCCTAAATAACTAATCATCCTCATTACATATGCCAAGTAGTCTTTGACATTACCCACTTCATAAATATAGAAGGAAGGATCACTTTCACTTTCCTTAATACACAATGAATTATTGAAAGCATCATGTCAAGCTCTAGGCGCCTGCCGTAAACCATAAATGGCTTTATGAGGAAGTTAAACATGATCAGGATGTTATTAATCCTTAAGACCAGGGGGGTGAGCCATAAACACGTATATTCTTTAAGAGCGCCTTGATGAAAGACATTTTTGATATCCTAATCATGCATGGGCCACCTATGAACAAGTCAACAAGAGTAAGAGTAGAACAGTTtagtgaccaaaaaaaaaagagtagaaCAGTTTTAATTGTTTATGGCAAAATCACTCTCCTTAGAGTCTAAACCAGGGCATTGAGTTTAACAAGAAATGTTGCCACCATGATTCCTTTTTTAGAAGAGCCACTTGCAACTTGAGATTCGTTGGGAAAGATTACTAGAGCAAAAAGAGCGCTCGTTAAGGCTCAAGATCTTTTTTGGTAGCAAGTAACTATTGGGTGGCTCAAGGTAGCAAGTTCAGGTCTTGAGAAAATGTTAGTGGTCAAGGATTTGAAGTTAAAGGAGGAGAGGGATTGTTACCTGACCTGATGAAGAACCTGAACACAAGTGGCTCTCTTAATTGGAACGGGAGAATGACACTCTATGTTGGATTGGGGTGTCCGCAACCGATAAGATGATGTGTTTGGATTGGACATCAAGTGGTGGAGGGAAAAGATGTAGTTGTTAGGTTGTGAATAAGGGAGGGGTATGAGAAAATGGAGTCTTAAATCTTCACATGACTTGTGTTTGAAATGAACAGACTTGATCGTGATGaaaatcactttccttaaagtatttcaagcacttTCTGAATTTtgtcttagagtttggatgcaagaatacccaggataatcagccttgctttgagtttgcacaagactaatgaaatCTCGAAATGAAGCGAAGTGTTTTGTGGAAAATCAGAGGATATGATTGTGATTAATGAATTCTGAATATGCactgtatttataggcaaaaacaaaacaatgtataaggttgcgacccttcataaATTGTATCTGTTACCAATAGTTGCAAAAATCCGAATTCAAAAACGAGCAAAACAAACGGACGATACAGCAACCGCGTTGCCGTCGTTGCGTCGTGCTTAAGTGCTCAAGTGTCGTGCCGTCTACAAGAcgccactagcgcctctacgcccGCGCCGGTGTTGGCGACACCGGCGAGGGGTGGTGTGAAtggaacatgtgacataaaagcttgggaccaccaaaccatgcacatgtggcactatatcctctctttgtctctttgttgaatggttgacatttaatgatatataaatgctttgaaaagttgctccactttctatgtgggacttcattcaaatccattcaatgcaacacatttttcattttggaacactatgtaattattactccttgagtaaATATTACAACAACTTGAGGTATAAATCTGCTCTACGATCGGGTCAAAAAAGTGGTAGGCATATCGCGAGTCAACATAACCAATGAAAATGCATGGTTGAGACCGTGGTTGAAGTTTGTTGGAGGCATAGGGCCCGAACATATGGGAAGTAGAGACAACCAAAGGAGTGAAGGCGATGCAGGGCCGTCTCAACCCTAAGGCCAGTAAAGCCCTTACTTTaggccccaatttttttttttaaatagtataTATTTCAAAGGAAATTATCCAAGAATAGAccaattaaataatttattgagTGCCTAAAATAAAttcattataataatttaataaactattttgcatataaaaaagcaaaaaaaataaattttatttaaattatttatataaaaaattaattttataaaagccCAATTCTTAGAATTCGCTTTAGGTCTCAATATTGGTTGAGACGACCCTGAGGCGATGATTGGTATGCAGTTGAATTGTGAAATACCTAGAGTGGTTGAATGTGGAGAACAAGTATGAGTAAATGATTGATCAAGTATATCATGAATGTTGTCCGTTTATGATTGTTTAATGGCTACAAAGTTGGTGGTTTAGGGGACTGTGAAATTTCACTTCTTCAGTTTGCAGATGATACTGTGTTTGTGGGGGATGCGACTACTAAAAATGTTGTGGTTCTTAAAGCTATTCTTCGCTGCTTCGAGTTAGTCTCAGGTCTCAAAGTGAACTTTCAGAAAAGCAAGCTTGCGTCTGTTGCAGTTGGGCTTGATCTGATGCAGAGGTTTGCTTCGATATTGAATTGCCACACTATGGAGATCCCCTTTGTTTACCTGGGCATTCCAATTGGGGCTAGACCTGACAGTAGGAGAACTTGGGACCCAGTCATTGCTAAATTTAGAAGTAGATTGTCAGCTTAGAGACAGAAAACTGTTTCTTTTGATGGGCGGATTTGTTTAATTCATAGTGTTCTTTCTTCCTTACCTCTGTTCTTCCTATCTTTTTTTAAAGTTCCATCTTGTGTTGTGAAGACTTGTACTGCTCTTATGAGAAAATTTCTATGGGgtgggaatgatgaggacaagaaAATTGCATGGATGAAATGGTCTCAAGCCGGTATGCTTACCTAAGGATTGTGGTGGATTGGGTATTAAAGACTTGTCTCTTTTTTAATAAGGCATTACTCGGGAAATGGCTGTGGCGATGGCGTACGGAGCCTACTTCTCTTTGGTGCCGGGTAATCAGGGGAAAGTATATCCTGAGTGCTTGTTCTAAGGAATCACCCGTGGTGGCGTGATATCCAGAGGGCCAGTCAATTTAATGATCTAGATTGGTTTGGGGGTGTTGTTTCTAAATCGATTCGGTATGGGGATGCCACTGAATTCTGGCATGATGACTGAACAGGGAGTGGCAGTTATCGATTATATAATTTATCTAGATTGAAGTGGAGTTATGTATGTGATTGTGGATGGTGGGAACAAGGCGTGTGGCGTTGGAGGCTTCTATGGCGTCGTCCTTTGGTTGGAAGAGAATTAGTTTGGGAACAAGATCTACTGCGTGATATTGGGGCTAAGCAGTTATCTGAAGGTGTATCACCTATTtaagttcttcttcttctaatcCTAGTTATATTttaattccatttttttttaatttgttatgctttgaatcaatataccaaaatcattttaatcttctaaatgtatataggaaaacataaaatacaaattttttgagttaatttccaaatcaatccatttttttttgtacatcggaaagataaattgcaccagccaggaatcgatccctggacctccccatACCCAATATGTCCCCCGACTCTTACCACATGAGTTATCCTACGAGGACTCAAATCAATCccttaaaactatttgatatcaattttttgatgatatatttgatatcatttttatcgtaacattcatttttttgttatgtaatataaaaaataaccaaatcataaaaaaaagactttgtcAGCGTACACCATTAAATatcaaattaattataaattattaatggtagaaaagtcacaattaaatatcttaatggtagaaaagtcacaattaaattttattaattattctaatgtcattaaaaaccattaaatatCAAATTAATACAATGGTTATTTTGAAAAAGTCGCAATTGATTTTTGTTAACTATTCTAatatcattaataactattaatgaaatattagtaaattaattattttaaaaaatatagaactatttaatatttaaattactaaaaaattagaaaatataaatatgacattatCTACATACTAGTTATAGTATGAGAGagtaaacttatgaaaaaataCATATGATAGTATATGATAGGATAGGATATAATACAACACTTGCCATAGTATATACTATATAGTATATGATAGGATAGGATATAGATATGAATTATTATTAACTTTTAATttggaaaattaattaattcaaaaGCAAATATAAGATAAGACAGTAGTATTTTAATAATGGGATATCGTATCAatgatattttatgatttattgtTCACTTACATATgagaatttttattaattatgtcAATGTTTATCATTATTAATTCATGTATTATTTGTATCTTGTAtagttaatataattaatatttagaAAAATTAAATGATGAATTAATCACATCTTTGGTGGAATTCTAGAGAGTTCAAGTTGTGATTTGGAATCcaaaaatattaatttgtttatttggtctaacttaaataaaaatctttaATTTGTacagaagtttttttttttgataggctaATTTGTACAGAAGTGAGGATAAGGATTGCTTAAGGGTTCCAGATGGATCCAATAAGATTAATTTTGAGCATGGTTGCTGTCAAGATAAGTTGGGGTGGATTATCCTGTATGTGAT contains:
- the LOC130724050 gene encoding protein REVEILLE 2-like gives rise to the protein MAIQDQNGFTRSLVSPPVGSGVVSLSSGSHSATHIQLDDPLSCGNDYALKARKPYTITKQRERWTDEEHNKFLEALKLYGRAWRRIEEHIGTKTAVQIRSHAQKFFSKVLRDSSGKITSTEDSIEIPPPRPKRKPMHPYPRKLATPRKEISIPRKEISIPEKRMKSNSLKSLDFDQENQSPKSVLSAVGSESLGSSDSDTPNGSLSPVSSISRVHTSGFTLAESRTPCEEASLNADSVHDEKTLMKFESFSAKEDAAEESSSRTLKLFGTTLFVTDEACKPSSPIIEACKPIPLDVRAHCLSEGHTKLELVGNSALNETSTISQLRVRVRTASCGKGFVPYKRCMPQTENQSSSVTADDREEQCIQLSL